ATGAACGACGCGAACACCTTCATCAGCACGTGACCCGCGGTCATCGCGACGAAAAGTCGCAGCGCAAGGCTGAACGGACGAACGAGGAACGACACCAGTTCGATAACGGGGATCAGCCACATCAGCCAGATCGGGGTGCCGTGCGGCACGAAAAGCGAGAAGAAATGGAAGCCGTGGCGCCAGAAACCGACGATCAGCACGATCGCGAAGCTGAGGATCGCGAGCACGCCGGTGATCGCAAAATGGCTGGTCACGGTAAAGGGGTGCAGGCCAAACAGGCCGAAGGGCATCAGACCCAGCACGTTCAGCATCAGGATGAACATGAAGAGCGAGAAGACATAGGGCGTATATTTGCGGCCTTCGGGGCCGATATTCGCGTTCATCATGCTGGAGATGAAGCCGGTGAAGCCCTCGACGGCGACCTGCCAGCGGCCGGGAACGAGCTGACGCTTCATCCCGCCGATCATGAAGACCCACAGCAAGAGGCCGGCGATCACCATCCACAGCGCGCTGGTGGTAAAGGCAACCTGATGATTGCCGACATGGAACATGTCGAACATCTTCTGCACCTCGAACTGGTGCATCGGGTCCACTTTGCCTTGATCCGCCACGCGATACCTCGCCTAAAATTCAATCAATCCGGCTTCTTGGGCCGGACGTTCGCAATCCGAAATATGTTCCTGAAGGCAACGACTATTCCGAGGAACAGCACCGCCAACAGGCCCCAGGGCGACGTGCCGGCAAAATGGTCGATCGTCCAACCAACCAGCGCGCCGCCACCGATCCCGCCCAGCAGCTCGGCCAGAACGCGATTACCGAGCTTGTAATTCGCATCGGTCTCCGGTCCGGCGGTCGCTGCGGTCCTTCTTGCTTCTGCGGCTTCGGCCCGGTCCAATCGCTCTTCGAGCGAGACCAGGCGCGAATCCTCAGAGTCAAGTTCCGGATCGCTGCCATTCCCCGTCATTTGCGCCATCCTCCTGAAACGGAACCGGAAACTCCCGATTCCGCCTGCAAAAAAAGGCCCGAAAATTCGGGGGACCCCTAAGGCGCGGTCCGTTTAGGAACGCGGCCCCATTAAGTCAATGCTTCTGCTTGTGCGCACAAAAATGCCGCCGCGTTTAGGGGCGCGGCGGCATCTGAGAGCCCTCGGGCTCCGTTATTCGGTTTCGGATCTTACGGGCAGCGCGCGTCGCGTTCGGGCGGGCTCGCGTCGCGCGTTTTCCATACGCCGCCGGGGGTTTGATATTTTTCGCCCGGCTTGGTCTTCGCGATCAGGTTGCAGCCGCTGGTAAAGGCGAATTGCTCGACCGTGCTGCCGGTCGACTGCGCGCTCGCGGTATAAGCTGCCTTGCGCTTGATGTTGAGGTCCTGCACCAGCGCGCGGATCGCCGGAGTCGGCGGCGTCGCAAAGCCCAGATAGCCATCTGGCTGCTCGCCGATCTGTCCCGCGGCGCGCGCGGCGGCATAGGCCGGGTCGCGCTGCGCCATCGCCGACGGCACGGCAAGCGCCACGGCCGCGGTCGTCGCGATCGCGGCAAGGGCCAATCCGGTCGGTTTCCACTTCGTCATACGCATCACATTCTTCCCCATCAGAATATCTCGCTATTCTGCTCGATGAGCTTTTTGGCATCGCCATCAAGCCTGTACACCACTTCCTGCCGGATGTTGATGTTCAGGTTGATCTCGATCGGCTTGTCGGGCGTTTCGATCTGCACGCAGCCCGCAAGGGCCCCTATCAGGGTTGGCGCACCTATCATCACCGCAACATGCCTGACGTCAATGGTCAGCCTCCTTGCTCCTATCTTGGTTCTCTTCATCGCACAGGCTCGCTTTCTGGTGGCTGAACGGGGGCGGTTTCGCCCCTCGCGGCGGCTTCGGCTTCTTCCTGGGCCCGCATCAGGGCCGGCAAATTCTGTTCGATCAGCAGCGACGGGTCGTAAAAACCCTTCGCCGACGTCAGGAGCTGGCGGAACGGTGCCTTGATCTTCACATTGAAGACCAACGGCAGTTTCGCGACCTGATTGGTCAGGAAATTGCGCGTCGCGCCTTCGCCCTGCCCCACGCCGCCAAAGCGGATGTCGGTCACCATTTCGCCGTCGAGGTCCCCGTTCAGGATGATCGTCAGATCGTCATATTTGAGGCTGCGCAGCGCGCCAAAGGCAAAATTGGCGATCGCGCCGAGATTGCGGTTCGACAATTCGCCGACATAGGCGAGCGTGCCGCCGCCGGCACGCGAATCGATGCGTCCGCCGACGATGCGCCCGCCGAGCCCGTCGAATTCGACCGGCAGCGTCCCATCGAACACGCCGGTAGCGTTGATATTGTCAAAACCGAAATTCTGAAGGAATACCGCGGCGTCGACCCCGACGATGTCGAACGAGAGCCGCCGCGCCTTATCGGCGTTGAAATCAAGCGTCGTCGGGTGAAGCAGCAATTGGCCGCCACCAAAGGGCCAGCTCCCGCCCTCGATGCGGACGCGGTTGTCGCCGAGCAGCCGATATTCGATCTCGCCGTCGATCACGGGAATGCCGGGATTGATCTCCTTGATCTTCGCGATCTGCCCCGGCGCCGACTTGAGCCCGATCAGATCGTCGAAGCTGAGCGTCGTCGTCAGCCCCGTCACCGGACCGAACGCCGCGGCGAGGCTCGCGTCGGCGGTCGCGAAGGTGCCTCGGCTGGTGACGCCGTCGGCGGTCCATTCGATCCGTCCGTCGCCGACCACCGAGCCCTGCACGTTGGCGACGACGCCGAGCGCAAGACTGGTGAGTTGGTCTGGCTGAAACGCCTCGTTGAACCGCAGTTCCTTGACGGCGAGGTCCGCCCAGCCGCTGCCGTCGGCGAAACGGTGGCGGATCAGCGTATCGAGAATCTTCGTTCCGGTCTTCCGTTCGTTGAAGCCGGCCTTCGCTTCGATGATTCCATCGGCGAAACGCAGGTTCGCATCATCGCTGACGAGTGGGGAGAAGCGTGCGTCGGGCGCCGCGTCGGTGAGCAAAAGGCCGCCGTCGAGCGTCAGCGCGCCGTTCGCAAAGCGCCATTGCCCCGCGATCTCGCTCATATCGAGCGGCACTGCACCGATCTTGCCGCTGGCGCCGCGAAGCTCGCCCGCCATGCCCTGCGGTGTCGCGCGCCCGTTCAGGCTGTCGGCGGCGAAGCGCGTCGCGCTCTCCCCCTCACCCAGCCTCACATCGGCGCGCGCGAGCGACCAGCGCATCGCCGCGAGGTCAATATTCGCGGGCCCGCTCGTCAGGCTGAGCAGCGAACTGCCGCTTGTTCCGCGCAAGGCGATGCGCGGAATGCGAATGTCGCCGCGCAGCCCATCGGGCCCAGCGCTGAGCAGCGGCGCGCCCGGACGGCTGCACAGATCGATCGCGCTGCGGTCCAGCCGGAATCCGCTGACCTCGATCCGGTCGGCGGCGACGCGGCTACACCCGCCGTCAAGCGCGAGGGCTCCGGTCGGAGCGAGAAAACCGTTCAGCGGCACCGTCAGCCGCTGGACGCGCCCGCCCGCGAGCGGGCCCGACAGGGCGGCCGTCGTCGCGAAGCGGAGCAGGCCGCCGGCGCCGCCCGAAAAGCGTACCGGCGTCAGCGCAAGCCGCGCCCCATCGGCGTTATAGGGCTCGAAGCTGGCAAGGCCCGTGACCCGGCCGTCCTCGTCGCGATCGATGCTGAGCGTCCCCGACGGCAGGTCGCCGCCATCGATGCTCCAGCGGCCCGTCGCAATCACCGCGGGCTCGTCCGCGCCATAGAGATAGCCGATGCGGCTGTCGGCGCTGCCGGTGAAGCGCGCGCCGCTCGCGCTCGTCAGCTCTGGCGCGATCAGGTCGACCCGCGCGGTCGGCCCCTCGCCCGCCAGCGCGAACCCCGCGCTGCCGCTGGCGCTGGCCAGCACGCGGCCGAGCGCGGCCATCGCCTTCGCTGCCAGCGGCCCGACCGGCGTCCCCGCCAGCCCGCGCGCGCTTTCGGCGAGCGAGCGGCGCAAATCCGCACTGCCGCTCGCGCGCGCGAAACCGATGCGGCCGTCGAACTTGGGCGCCGCGCTGCCGACGCTGCCTTCGGCCTCGAGATCCACTGTCTCGGCTGCGAAATCGGGCCCGCGCAGGCGGGCCATGTCAGCCTCGATGGCGAGTTTGGTCAACACCGCGGTCCCGTCGAAGCTTGCGAGCAGCCCCATCCTGTCGGCGGCGAGCGGTCCGGCGATCAGCTCTACGATGCTGGCGTCGGCCTTCCCTTTCCAGCTCTGCAGATCCTCCGACAGCGACAGGTCGAGCGCGATTTGCGGCGACGCCGCACTTACGCTGCCGTCGGCGCAGCGGAGCGAGCCGCCGCGTAGCGGCCCCACCAACTGCGGCCGGACATCGCGGACGAGGATTGTTCCATAGAAGCTGACATTCTCGCCGTTGCACCCCGCCGCCCCGACGCGCGGCGCGACCAGCGCGAGCTTGCCGGTAAAATCGCGGCGCAGATTGCCGCCGCCATTGAGCGACGCGCCGACGTCGCCCCACGGCGTTTCGACCCGTGCCCGCGCATCGCGGAGGGCCACCGACAGATCGGGCAAGGCGAAGGGATCCTTGCTTTCGGGATCGCGAAACTTGTCGAGCGAACCGAACGAAAGGCGGCCATCGACGAAGCGGCCATAAAGTCGGACGCCCTCGGCGTTGATTCCCGACACATAGGGCCCCGACCAGCCATAGCCGAGCAGGACTTCGACGCGCCGCGCCGTCAGGTCGGGCCGCTTCGGGTCGCCGATGACGATGTCGGACAATATCTCGCTGCGAAAACCGATCCGCTCGATCGTGTAACGCGCGGGAACGTCGCGGCCATCGAGTTGCCCCCGGATAAACTCGTCGGCGATCGGTTCGCGCGCGATCCAAGCCCCCGCAACGAGGACGATCACCGCGCCAGCGGTCAGCCATCGCTTCTTGAACAGCAGCTTGCGGTATTTGAACCTTGGCGCCGCTCCGTCCGTCGCGTCCGTCATGCTAGGCTGGCCGATGACGTCATGGCGGCAAAATCTCGTCCCTCACCCCAAATCCTGTTCAGGGGAGAAACGCCGGACATCATATTTCGCTGCAAGAAACTGATCCGGTTCGCCATCTTCCTTTTCCTATGACCGTTGAGTGCGCCCCACAAGGCGGTTATTCCCGCACCATGGGGGACAGGGAAACACCGGATCATCTCGGGCACCGCGCGCGGCTGCGATCGCGTTTGCTCGACGATTCCGAGGGACTCGCGGATTATGAACTGGTGGAATATCTGCTCGCCCTCGCGATCCCGCGCCGCGACACCAAGCCGCTCGCCAAGGCGCTGCTCCGCGAATTCGGGTCGCTGGCGCAGCTTGTGAGCGCCGATCCCGAATCGCTGCGCCGCGTGGATGGGCTCGGCGACACCGGGATCGCGGCACTCAAGATCGTTCAGGCCGCCGCTCTGCGTCTTTTGAAAGGCGAATTTCGCGACAAACCCCTGCTCTCCAGCTGGGACGCGCTGCTCGACTGGTTGCGCGCCGACATGGGACCGATCGACGTCGAGCGCGTCCGCGTGCTTTACCTCAATTCGCGTAACATGCTGATCCGCGACGAGCTTGCGAGCGAGGGATCGATAGACCAGTCGGCCATCTATGTCCGCGAGGTGATCAAGCGCGCGCTGGAGCTCGGCGCCTCGGCGATCATCCTCGTCCACAATCATCCGAGCGGCAGCCCCGAACCGAGCCGGCAGGACATCGCCATAACCCGCGAGATCGCCGGAGCGGCCGCAAAGCTGGGGATCGCGCTGCACGATCACATCGTCATCGGCGGTTCGGAGTATCGCAGCTTTCGTGCGATGGGACTTCTCTAGCCCATTTGACTTATCCCGCCCCCGGCGACATCATCGCGTGATGCAGATTCGACGCGGCCTTCTCCGCTTCCGTTTCCACGGAGGACAGCTTCTCGCGGGCATTTAGCCCCGGGTTCCGGCGCGACCGCCCCGAGCCCGGGGCACCCTTCCGTCCAACATCGCCGCGCGTGGCGAACTGCCGCGCGCCAGCCGGAAAGTCCGCGCCATGACCAAAAAGAAAAGCGGGGCCTCGATGCCCCAAATCCGCATGATCGACAGCGAAGCCGACGCACTGACCGAACTTACACTGCAAAATCAGCGCGATTCGATCTCCTTCCATGAACTGCTGCTCGACGAGATCGATCGCGCCACGATCTGCGACCGTACCGATATACCGCCCGACGTCGTCACGATGGGTTCAAATGTTACCTTCCTCGACGAAAAGAGCGGTGCCGAGCGGACGGTGCGCCTCGTCTATCCCGCCGACGCCGACATCGCCGCGGGGCGAATGTCGATTCTGACGCCGGTCGGCGCCGGATTGATCGGACTCAGCGTCGGCCAGTCGATCAACTGGCCCGACCGCGGCGGCATCGAGCACCGGTTGACGATCGTCGCGGTCGAGCAACCGATGCCCGCTGCATGAACGGCGATGCGGCCGCCGGATCGCTCCGACGGCCGCACCACCCCGCGAGGCGCGCTTAGGCGCCGCGCGACAGGAAACCCGTGAGTTCGGTCTTGTTCACGCCGCCCGACTTGTCGCTGTCGGCCGATGCGAACGCCTGACCGATCCAGCTTGTCACCTCGGCCGATTCGACATCGGCGGCGGGGTCGGTCGCGGCACGCAGTTTCTTCATCCACGCGCCGAATTCGGTCTCGTTGAGATCGCCGTTCTTGTCCCCGTCATAAGTCGGGAATTCCTGATCGACGATCTGCGCGATCTGCGTCGGCGTTGCCGCCGCGCCCGATGGTGCGGACTCGGCCGCAGCCGGCGGCGTCGAAGAATCGGGCGCCGGGGCCGGGCTCGTCGTGTCCGGCATAGGGGCGGGTTCAGCCGGAGCGGCCGGTTCGGTCGTCGGTGGATTCATCGGATCCGAAGCCGGCGGGGTCGTCTGGGCCAGCGCAGGAAAACTCACGGCGGCGGCACCGATCAAAAGCATCTGTTTCAACATCATCTATCTCCA
This DNA window, taken from Sphingopyxis sp. PAMC25046, encodes the following:
- a CDS encoding YdbL family protein; the protein is MRMTKWKPTGLALAAIATTAAVALAVPSAMAQRDPAYAAARAAGQIGEQPDGYLGFATPPTPAIRALVQDLNIKRKAAYTASAQSTGSTVEQFAFTSGCNLIAKTKPGEKYQTPGGVWKTRDASPPERDARCP
- the radC gene encoding DNA repair protein RadC; translated protein: MGDRETPDHLGHRARLRSRLLDDSEGLADYELVEYLLALAIPRRDTKPLAKALLREFGSLAQLVSADPESLRRVDGLGDTGIAALKIVQAAALRLLKGEFRDKPLLSSWDALLDWLRADMGPIDVERVRVLYLNSRNMLIRDELASEGSIDQSAIYVREVIKRALELGASAIILVHNHPSGSPEPSRQDIAITREIAGAAAKLGIALHDHIVIGGSEYRSFRAMGLL
- a CDS encoding F0F1 ATP synthase subunit A yields the protein MHQFEVQKMFDMFHVGNHQVAFTTSALWMVIAGLLLWVFMIGGMKRQLVPGRWQVAVEGFTGFISSMMNANIGPEGRKYTPYVFSLFMFILMLNVLGLMPFGLFGLHPFTVTSHFAITGVLAILSFAIVLIVGFWRHGFHFFSLFVPHGTPIWLMWLIPVIELVSFLVRPFSLALRLFVAMTAGHVLMKVFASFIIDGIAAGPAIGLGVGLPSMALMIGISGLELLVAGIQAYVFALLTSLYLNDAINLH
- a CDS encoding calcium-binding protein, with the translated sequence MMLKQMLLIGAAAVSFPALAQTTPPASDPMNPPTTEPAAPAEPAPMPDTTSPAPAPDSSTPPAAAESAPSGAAATPTQIAQIVDQEFPTYDGDKNGDLNETEFGAWMKKLRAATDPAADVESAEVTSWIGQAFASADSDKSGGVNKTELTGFLSRGA
- a CDS encoding YdbH domain-containing protein, which gives rise to MTDATDGAAPRFKYRKLLFKKRWLTAGAVIVLVAGAWIAREPIADEFIRGQLDGRDVPARYTIERIGFRSEILSDIVIGDPKRPDLTARRVEVLLGYGWSGPYVSGINAEGVRLYGRFVDGRLSFGSLDKFRDPESKDPFALPDLSVALRDARARVETPWGDVGASLNGGGNLRRDFTGKLALVAPRVGAAGCNGENVSFYGTILVRDVRPQLVGPLRGGSLRCADGSVSAASPQIALDLSLSEDLQSWKGKADASIVELIAGPLAADRMGLLASFDGTAVLTKLAIEADMARLRGPDFAAETVDLEAEGSVGSAAPKFDGRIGFARASGSADLRRSLAESARGLAGTPVGPLAAKAMAALGRVLASASGSAGFALAGEGPTARVDLIAPELTSASGARFTGSADSRIGYLYGADEPAVIATGRWSIDGGDLPSGTLSIDRDEDGRVTGLASFEPYNADGARLALTPVRFSGGAGGLLRFATTAALSGPLAGGRVQRLTVPLNGFLAPTGALALDGGCSRVAADRIEVSGFRLDRSAIDLCSRPGAPLLSAGPDGLRGDIRIPRIALRGTSGSSLLSLTSGPANIDLAAMRWSLARADVRLGEGESATRFAADSLNGRATPQGMAGELRGASGKIGAVPLDMSEIAGQWRFANGALTLDGGLLLTDAAPDARFSPLVSDDANLRFADGIIEAKAGFNERKTGTKILDTLIRHRFADGSGWADLAVKELRFNEAFQPDQLTSLALGVVANVQGSVVGDGRIEWTADGVTSRGTFATADASLAAAFGPVTGLTTTLSFDDLIGLKSAPGQIAKIKEINPGIPVIDGEIEYRLLGDNRVRIEGGSWPFGGGQLLLHPTTLDFNADKARRLSFDIVGVDAAVFLQNFGFDNINATGVFDGTLPVEFDGLGGRIVGGRIDSRAGGGTLAYVGELSNRNLGAIANFAFGALRSLKYDDLTIILNGDLDGEMVTDIRFGGVGQGEGATRNFLTNQVAKLPLVFNVKIKAPFRQLLTSAKGFYDPSLLIEQNLPALMRAQEEAEAAARGETAPVQPPESEPVR
- a CDS encoding AtpZ/AtpI family protein, with translation MTGNGSDPELDSEDSRLVSLEERLDRAEAAEARRTAATAGPETDANYKLGNRVLAELLGGIGGGALVGWTIDHFAGTSPWGLLAVLFLGIVVAFRNIFRIANVRPKKPD
- a CDS encoding YnbE family lipoprotein, translated to MKRTKIGARRLTIDVRHVAVMIGAPTLIGALAGCVQIETPDKPIEINLNINIRQEVVYRLDGDAKKLIEQNSEIF
- the rnk gene encoding nucleoside diphosphate kinase regulator, producing the protein MTKKKSGASMPQIRMIDSEADALTELTLQNQRDSISFHELLLDEIDRATICDRTDIPPDVVTMGSNVTFLDEKSGAERTVRLVYPADADIAAGRMSILTPVGAGLIGLSVGQSINWPDRGGIEHRLTIVAVEQPMPAA